A single window of Mycolicibacterium aurum DNA harbors:
- a CDS encoding ATP-dependent helicase — translation MPAKTDPLSRFSALTREWFAGTFVQPTPAQAEAWNAIADGDNTLVIAPTGSGKTLAAFLWAIDGLARAPEGKRGTRVLYVSPLKALAVDVERNLRTPLTGISRIAERTGQPAPAISVGVRSGDTTASKRRELIAKPPDILITTPESLFLMLTSAARETLADVETVIVDEVHAVAGTKRGAHLAVSLERLDAMLDKPAQRIGLSATVRPPEEVARFLSGAAPTTIVAPPAAKTFDLSVQVPVPDMANMEGNSIWPDVEERIVDLIEAHNSSIVFTNSRRLAERLTARLNEIHAERMGVELGGPNPGVAGGAPAHLMGSGQTYGAEPLLARAHHGSVSKEARADVEDALKSGRLKAVVATSSLELGIDMGSVDLVIQVETPPSVASGLQRVGRAGHQVGEISQGVLFPKHRTDLIGCAVSVQRMLAGQIETMRVPANPLDVLAQHTVAACALEPINAETWFDVVRRSAPFATLPRSAYEATLDLLSGKYPSTEFAELRPRIVYDRDTGTLTSRPGAQRLAVTSGGAIPDRGMFTVFLASSADSEKPSRVGELDEEMVYESRPGDVISLGATSWRITEITHDRVLVVPAPGEPARLPFWRGDGVGRPAELGAAIGAFNGELARLDREKFELRCQEVGFDAYATDNLWQLIDEQRTATTAVPSDTTLVVERFRDELGDWRIILHSPYGLRVHGPLALAVGKRLYERYGIDEKPTASDDGIIVRLPDTDDTAPGADIFVFEPDEIEPLVTAEVSSSALFASRFRECAARALLLPRRHPGKRSPLWHQRQRAAQLLDVARNYPDFPIVLEAVRECLQDVYDVPTLTALMGRIAQRRVRLLEVETPTPSPFAASLLFGYVGAFMYEGDSPLAERRAAALALDPTLLAELLGRVELRELLDADVIATTTRQLQHLTEERAVRDAEGVADLLRLLGPLTTDEIAERCVHTEIGGWLEGLLTAKRVLTVSFAGQTWWVAVEDIGRLRDGVGVAVPVGVPMAFLEPVVDPLGELLSRYARTRGPFTTADAATRFGLGLRVAADVLGRLAADGKLVRGEFTDVPTDTAGVDQWCEAEVLRILRRRSLAALRAQIEPVSTAAFGRFLPAWQMLGTDVTSGVDGLAAVIDQLAGVPMPASAVEPLVFGQRVRDYQPGMLDELLASGEVLWSGAGALSSADGWVAFHPADTAPLSLAPAGELDLTDVHHAILAALAGGGAYFFRQLSVDGVSAESLKEALWQLIWAGHVGGDTFAPVRALITGTKRAGQKRTATPSHRHRRAPRLSRYSLSSSSLGAHRDSDPTVAGRWSALPTAEVDTTVRAHYQADQLLARHGVLTKGAVATENIPGGFASMYKVLTTMEDAGRCQRGYFVESLGGAQFATASTVDRLRSHADSIDDKKQTLHAIALAATDPANPFGAALPWPTRGGDGDTAHRPGRKAGALVVLVDGELTWFVERGGRSLLSFATDPETHNAAAAVLAELVTRQRVPALLVERIDGVPVLESRDSLIAEALTSAGFSRTPRGLRLR, via the coding sequence ATGCCCGCGAAGACCGATCCGCTGTCCCGCTTCAGCGCGTTGACGCGCGAGTGGTTCGCGGGCACGTTCGTGCAGCCGACACCGGCGCAGGCCGAGGCCTGGAACGCCATCGCCGACGGGGACAACACGCTGGTCATCGCCCCGACGGGGTCGGGTAAGACCCTTGCAGCGTTCCTGTGGGCGATCGACGGTCTGGCCCGCGCACCCGAGGGCAAGCGGGGTACCCGCGTGCTCTACGTCTCCCCGCTCAAGGCGTTGGCCGTCGACGTCGAGCGCAACCTGCGCACCCCGCTGACGGGTATCTCGCGCATTGCCGAGCGCACCGGCCAGCCCGCGCCGGCGATCAGCGTCGGCGTGCGGTCGGGCGACACCACCGCGAGCAAGCGCCGAGAGCTCATCGCCAAACCGCCCGACATTCTGATCACCACCCCCGAATCGCTCTTTCTGATGCTGACGTCGGCGGCACGTGAAACCCTCGCCGACGTCGAGACGGTGATCGTCGACGAGGTCCACGCCGTCGCGGGAACAAAGCGCGGCGCGCACCTGGCGGTGTCGCTGGAGCGGCTCGACGCGATGCTGGACAAGCCCGCGCAGCGAATCGGCCTGTCGGCCACGGTGCGTCCGCCCGAGGAGGTGGCACGGTTCCTGTCCGGCGCCGCGCCCACCACCATCGTCGCGCCGCCCGCGGCCAAGACGTTCGATCTGAGCGTGCAGGTGCCCGTGCCTGACATGGCCAACATGGAAGGCAACTCGATCTGGCCCGACGTCGAGGAACGCATCGTCGACCTGATCGAGGCGCACAACTCGTCGATCGTGTTCACCAACTCACGACGGCTGGCCGAGCGGTTGACCGCCCGGCTCAACGAGATTCACGCTGAACGCATGGGAGTGGAGCTCGGCGGACCCAATCCCGGGGTGGCCGGGGGCGCCCCCGCCCATCTCATGGGCAGCGGCCAAACCTACGGCGCTGAGCCACTTCTGGCGCGGGCTCACCACGGTTCGGTCAGCAAGGAGGCCCGCGCCGACGTCGAAGACGCGCTGAAGAGCGGACGCCTGAAAGCGGTGGTCGCGACGTCGAGCCTCGAGCTGGGCATCGACATGGGGTCGGTCGATCTGGTGATCCAGGTCGAGACGCCGCCGTCGGTGGCCAGCGGTCTGCAGCGCGTCGGCCGCGCGGGCCACCAGGTCGGCGAGATCAGCCAGGGGGTGCTGTTCCCCAAGCACCGCACCGACCTGATCGGATGTGCGGTCAGCGTGCAGCGCATGCTGGCCGGACAGATCGAGACCATGCGGGTACCGGCCAATCCCCTCGACGTGCTGGCCCAGCACACGGTGGCGGCCTGCGCGCTGGAGCCGATCAACGCCGAGACCTGGTTCGACGTGGTGCGGCGCAGCGCACCGTTCGCGACGCTGCCGCGCAGCGCCTACGAGGCCACCCTTGATCTGCTGTCCGGCAAGTACCCGTCGACCGAGTTCGCTGAACTGCGGCCGCGCATCGTCTACGACCGCGACACCGGGACGCTGACCTCGCGGCCCGGCGCACAGCGGCTGGCCGTCACCTCCGGCGGCGCGATCCCCGACCGCGGCATGTTCACCGTGTTCCTGGCCTCCAGTGCGGATTCGGAGAAGCCCTCGCGCGTCGGCGAACTCGACGAGGAGATGGTGTACGAGTCGCGCCCCGGTGACGTCATCTCACTCGGCGCGACGAGCTGGCGGATCACCGAGATCACCCATGACCGGGTACTGGTCGTCCCGGCACCCGGTGAGCCCGCGCGGCTGCCGTTCTGGCGTGGCGACGGCGTCGGGCGGCCCGCCGAGTTGGGGGCGGCCATCGGTGCGTTCAACGGTGAGCTGGCCCGCCTGGATCGCGAGAAGTTCGAATTACGCTGTCAGGAAGTCGGTTTCGATGCGTACGCCACCGACAACCTGTGGCAGCTGATCGACGAGCAGCGCACCGCCACCACGGCGGTGCCCTCGGACACCACGCTGGTGGTGGAGCGGTTCCGCGACGAGTTGGGCGACTGGCGCATCATCCTGCACTCGCCCTACGGCCTTCGGGTGCACGGCCCGCTGGCGCTGGCCGTCGGCAAGCGGCTCTACGAGCGGTACGGCATCGACGAGAAGCCGACCGCCTCCGACGACGGCATCATCGTCCGACTCCCCGACACCGACGACACCGCCCCCGGCGCCGACATCTTCGTCTTCGAGCCCGACGAGATCGAACCGCTGGTCACCGCCGAGGTCAGCTCGTCGGCGTTGTTCGCCTCCCGGTTCCGCGAGTGCGCGGCGCGGGCGCTGCTGCTGCCGCGTCGCCACCCCGGCAAGCGCTCACCGCTGTGGCACCAACGGCAGCGGGCGGCGCAGCTGCTCGACGTCGCGCGCAACTATCCCGACTTCCCGATCGTGCTGGAGGCCGTGCGGGAGTGCCTGCAGGACGTCTACGACGTGCCGACGCTGACCGCGCTGATGGGCCGGATCGCGCAGCGCCGGGTGCGGCTCCTGGAGGTCGAGACACCCACACCGTCGCCGTTCGCGGCGTCGCTGCTGTTCGGCTACGTCGGCGCCTTCATGTACGAAGGCGACAGCCCGCTGGCCGAACGTCGGGCTGCGGCACTGGCTCTGGACCCGACGCTGCTGGCCGAGCTGCTGGGACGGGTCGAGCTGCGTGAGCTTCTCGACGCCGACGTCATCGCCACCACCACACGCCAGTTGCAGCACCTGACGGAGGAACGCGCGGTGCGCGACGCCGAGGGTGTGGCGGATCTGCTGCGGCTGCTCGGGCCGCTGACCACCGACGAGATCGCCGAGCGGTGCGTACACACCGAGATCGGCGGCTGGCTGGAAGGTCTGCTGACCGCCAAGCGCGTGCTCACCGTGTCGTTCGCCGGGCAGACGTGGTGGGTGGCCGTCGAGGACATCGGGCGACTGCGCGACGGCGTCGGCGTGGCGGTCCCCGTCGGCGTGCCGATGGCGTTCCTCGAACCCGTCGTCGACCCGCTCGGCGAGTTGCTGTCCCGATACGCCCGTACCCGGGGGCCGTTCACCACCGCCGACGCGGCCACGCGCTTCGGCCTCGGTCTGCGGGTGGCCGCCGATGTGCTGGGCCGGCTCGCCGCCGACGGCAAGCTGGTCCGCGGTGAGTTCACCGACGTGCCGACGGACACTGCCGGGGTCGACCAGTGGTGCGAAGCTGAGGTATTGCGCATTCTGCGCCGACGCTCGCTGGCCGCGCTGCGCGCCCAGATCGAACCGGTCAGCACCGCGGCGTTCGGCCGTTTCCTGCCCGCCTGGCAGATGTTGGGCACCGACGTCACGTCCGGTGTGGACGGTCTGGCCGCGGTGATCGATCAGCTTGCCGGGGTGCCGATGCCGGCGTCGGCGGTCGAACCGCTGGTGTTCGGCCAGCGGGTCCGCGACTACCAGCCCGGCATGCTCGACGAATTGCTGGCCTCGGGAGAGGTGCTGTGGTCGGGCGCCGGGGCACTGTCCTCAGCCGACGGGTGGGTGGCGTTTCATCCCGCCGACACCGCACCCCTGTCGTTGGCGCCGGCAGGCGAGCTCGACCTCACCGACGTCCACCATGCGATCCTGGCAGCACTGGCCGGGGGCGGGGCGTACTTCTTCCGACAGCTGTCGGTCGACGGCGTCTCCGCGGAGTCACTCAAAGAGGCTCTCTGGCAATTGATCTGGGCCGGCCATGTCGGCGGTGACACATTCGCCCCGGTGCGGGCGCTGATCACGGGAACCAAACGCGCGGGTCAGAAGCGCACCGCCACGCCGTCACACCGGCACCGTCGCGCGCCGCGGCTGAGCCGCTACAGCCTGAGCTCGTCGAGTCTCGGCGCGCACCGCGACTCCGATCCCACCGTGGCCGGGCGATGGTCGGCGCTGCCGACCGCCGAGGTGGACACCACGGTGCGGGCGCACTACCAAGCCGATCAGCTGCTGGCCCGGCACGGCGTACTGACCAAGGGGGCGGTGGCCACCGAGAACATTCCCGGCGGCTTCGCCTCGATGTACAAGGTGCTGACCACCATGGAGGACGCGGGCCGCTGCCAGCGTGGCTATTTCGTGGAATCGCTGGGCGGGGCCCAGTTCGCGACGGCGAGCACCGTCGACAGGCTCCGCAGCCACGCCGACAGCATCGACGACAAGAAACAAACCCTGCACGCCATCGCGCTGGCGGCGACCGACCCCGCCAACCCGTTCGGCGCGGCACTGCCGTGGCCCACCCGCGGCGGTGACGGCGACACCGCGCACCGTCCCGGCCGCAAAGCCGGGGCGCTGGTGGTCCTCGTCGACGGCGAGCTGACCTGGTTCGTCGAGCGAGGCGGCCGCTCACTGCTCAGTTTCGCCACCGATCCCGAGACGCACAACGCTGCGGCCGCCGTCCTCGCGGAACTGGTGACGCGGCAACGGGTTCCGGCGTTGTTGGTGGAGCGCATCGACGGAGTTCCGGTGCTGGAGTCGCGAGATTCCCTGATCGCCGAGGCGTTGACGTCGGCCGGCTTCTCCCGGACACCTCGCGGGTTGCGGCTGCGCTGA
- a CDS encoding LuxR family transcriptional regulator produces the protein MVETNICAADRAYDLDVVAGDWRPTIPAATMGRPRIADRVVPRPDLLRRMLAAEGGDLVVISAPAGYGKTTAAAQWDCDDDRPFAWVRIDHLDNDPVHLLLHVATAVVQLRGVDGDLLRYLAGPGRAPLTHLLPAVAQLLDECGPLILVLDDVHKLSAPEAVGALDTLLDAAPMTTTPVLLGRFVLPLVLARRRLVGNVVELGADALRFSAEEAVAALELISGPRDDTTRTAVIDLCEGWPAGVILTAMALRDGTPLESLTGRNDLVVEYVVEEVIDRLDRDTATFLVESAVLDRFTTEQLDAVLERRDSACMLERLAVSGNPFLVSLDQQRLWFRYHHLFGDVLRGRLRANTPERFRELACRAADLLERDGDVDGSLRLAIEAGDRARAAALVGRDAVRLGFDGRAGVLGRRLDMLDARTFAEYPDAAVARAWFGVTTADGELIQRSLVLALRSDQGQALSDGTPSVAVAVALISSLIGAGGVNEVVRHADVVRAAGDHLINPWWGAATVMKGSAEAMRGQAGRARSLLESALPVTENLPGFHAAALAHLALLDLAAGDDEGAVQRSDAARIIVDKYDLCDVVPMIVVYATNSVMSARIGDVSAARESAGTTEILLEQLGHLSARTALLGHGLLAWTAAVIEDPVLLGRHLAAAERACHREPDAVALIQRVDRVKAMAVGGTRPLTAAELRLLPYLATHLSLLAISEELVIGRETAKSQATSIYRKLGVSSRAEAVAEAKRVGLISE, from the coding sequence ATGGTCGAAACGAATATCTGCGCCGCGGACCGGGCCTACGATCTTGACGTGGTGGCGGGGGACTGGCGGCCGACAATTCCGGCCGCCACGATGGGTCGGCCGAGGATCGCCGACCGCGTCGTCCCGCGCCCCGACCTCCTGCGCCGGATGTTGGCAGCCGAGGGTGGCGACCTCGTCGTGATCTCCGCGCCGGCCGGATACGGCAAGACCACGGCCGCCGCCCAATGGGACTGCGACGACGACCGCCCGTTCGCGTGGGTCCGCATCGATCACCTCGACAACGACCCTGTGCACCTGCTTCTGCACGTCGCGACGGCAGTGGTGCAGCTCCGCGGCGTCGACGGCGATCTACTGCGCTACCTCGCGGGACCGGGTCGCGCGCCCCTGACCCATCTGCTGCCCGCGGTGGCCCAGTTGCTCGACGAGTGCGGGCCGCTGATTCTTGTTCTCGACGACGTCCACAAGCTCTCCGCGCCGGAGGCGGTCGGCGCGCTGGACACCTTGCTGGATGCGGCACCGATGACGACCACGCCGGTCCTGCTGGGCAGGTTCGTGCTGCCGCTGGTGTTGGCAAGGCGCCGGCTCGTGGGCAACGTCGTCGAACTCGGCGCCGACGCCCTTCGGTTCTCCGCCGAAGAGGCCGTGGCCGCTTTGGAACTGATCAGCGGACCCCGCGACGACACGACACGCACAGCCGTCATCGACCTCTGTGAGGGCTGGCCGGCGGGGGTGATTCTGACCGCGATGGCGCTGAGGGACGGCACCCCCCTTGAGTCCCTCACGGGCCGTAACGATCTCGTCGTGGAATACGTCGTCGAAGAGGTCATCGACCGCCTCGACCGTGACACCGCGACCTTCCTGGTCGAGTCGGCGGTGCTCGACCGCTTCACCACAGAACAATTGGACGCGGTTCTCGAACGCCGGGATTCCGCGTGCATGCTGGAGCGACTGGCGGTCTCGGGTAACCCGTTCCTGGTTTCGCTTGACCAGCAACGGCTTTGGTTCCGCTACCACCACCTGTTCGGTGATGTCCTCCGAGGACGTCTTCGTGCGAACACGCCTGAGCGATTTCGGGAGTTGGCCTGCCGGGCAGCGGATCTGCTGGAACGCGATGGAGATGTAGACGGGTCGCTGCGCCTCGCGATCGAAGCCGGGGACCGGGCTCGCGCGGCCGCGCTGGTGGGCAGGGATGCCGTGCGGCTGGGCTTCGACGGTCGTGCGGGCGTACTCGGCCGCCGGCTGGACATGCTCGATGCGAGAACGTTCGCCGAATACCCCGACGCCGCCGTCGCGCGGGCGTGGTTCGGCGTCACCACTGCCGACGGGGAACTCATCCAGCGTTCGTTGGTGCTCGCGTTGCGCAGCGATCAAGGTCAGGCGTTGTCGGACGGCACGCCGTCCGTGGCGGTCGCCGTGGCTCTGATCAGTTCGCTCATCGGGGCGGGCGGGGTGAACGAGGTGGTCCGCCATGCCGACGTGGTGCGCGCCGCCGGCGACCATCTCATCAATCCATGGTGGGGCGCCGCCACCGTGATGAAAGGTTCGGCCGAGGCGATGCGTGGCCAGGCAGGCCGCGCACGGTCCCTCCTGGAGTCCGCCCTGCCGGTCACCGAGAATCTGCCCGGCTTCCACGCCGCGGCGCTGGCCCACCTCGCGCTGCTCGACCTGGCCGCAGGCGACGACGAGGGAGCTGTCCAGCGCAGCGACGCCGCTCGCATCATCGTCGACAAGTACGACCTGTGTGACGTCGTCCCCATGATCGTGGTCTACGCGACCAACTCGGTGATGTCGGCGCGGATCGGCGACGTGTCCGCGGCTCGGGAGTCGGCGGGTACCACCGAGATACTGCTCGAACAGCTCGGGCATCTGTCGGCGCGGACAGCGCTGCTGGGGCACGGCCTTCTGGCATGGACGGCGGCCGTCATCGAGGACCCGGTGCTGCTCGGCAGACATCTCGCCGCAGCAGAACGCGCGTGTCACCGCGAGCCGGATGCCGTGGCGCTGATACAGCGCGTCGATCGTGTCAAGGCGATGGCCGTGGGCGGTACGCGGCCGCTGACGGCAGCCGAACTGCGGTTGTTGCCGTATCTGGCGACCCACCTGTCGCTGCTCGCCATCTCCGAGGAACTGGTGATCGGCCGCGAGACCGCAAAGAGCCAGGCGACGTCGATCTACCGAAAGTTGGGGGTCTCCTCGCGCGCGGAGGCCGTCGCCGAGGCGAAGCGGGTCGGCCTCATCTCGGAATGA
- a CDS encoding Dyp-type peroxidase — translation MTLQLDDIQHILLTRTPAMTGRYEFLAFDRPAGGRAWLTELLGSVQSAADAHATMDASRRWVTLAFTWTGLRALGVPEAALATFPSAFQEGMAGRADILGDTGTHAPEHWVGGLAGDIHAIAILFARDDDEHRRCVGEHDRLVARCDGVRTVSFLDLNANPPFNYAHDHFGFRDRLSQPAIKGSGEDPTPGSGAALEPGEFILGYPDEDGPPTHLPEPAVLSRNGSYLAYRRLQEHVGAFRAYLSENAATPAEQELLAAKFMGRWRSGAPLVLAPGSDDPELGADPLRNNDFNYKEMDPFGYACPLGAHARRLNPRDTAHNMNRRRMIRRGATYGPALPDGAPEDGVDRGIAAFIICADLVRQFEFAQNVWINDKTFHELGNEHDPICGAQDGTLDFTVPKRPIRKVHKGIPAFTTLRGGAYFFLPGLSALQYLASLGN, via the coding sequence GTGACTCTCCAGCTCGACGATATCCAGCACATCCTGCTCACCCGCACGCCCGCGATGACCGGGCGGTACGAGTTTCTGGCGTTCGACCGTCCCGCGGGCGGGCGGGCCTGGTTGACCGAGCTTCTCGGCAGCGTGCAGTCGGCGGCCGACGCTCACGCGACCATGGATGCGTCGAGACGCTGGGTCACATTGGCGTTCACCTGGACCGGCCTCCGCGCTCTCGGTGTACCCGAGGCGGCGCTGGCCACCTTCCCCAGCGCATTTCAGGAAGGCATGGCGGGCCGTGCCGACATCCTCGGCGACACAGGAACCCACGCGCCCGAGCACTGGGTCGGCGGACTGGCCGGCGACATCCATGCGATCGCCATCCTGTTCGCCCGGGACGACGACGAACACCGTCGTTGCGTCGGCGAGCACGACAGGCTCGTGGCGCGGTGTGACGGCGTGCGCACTGTCTCGTTCCTCGATCTCAACGCCAACCCGCCGTTCAATTACGCCCACGACCACTTCGGATTTCGCGACAGGTTGTCCCAGCCGGCCATCAAAGGGTCGGGTGAGGACCCGACGCCCGGCTCAGGCGCGGCCCTGGAACCGGGCGAGTTCATCCTGGGCTACCCCGATGAGGACGGCCCGCCGACCCACCTCCCTGAGCCGGCGGTGTTGTCACGCAACGGGAGCTACCTGGCGTACCGAAGGCTGCAGGAGCACGTCGGGGCGTTCCGCGCCTACCTGTCGGAGAACGCCGCGACCCCGGCGGAACAGGAGCTGCTGGCGGCCAAGTTCATGGGCCGCTGGCGCAGCGGGGCGCCACTGGTTCTTGCACCGGGGTCCGACGATCCGGAACTCGGCGCTGACCCGTTGCGCAACAACGACTTCAACTACAAAGAGATGGACCCGTTCGGCTATGCGTGCCCGCTGGGTGCACATGCCCGCCGTCTCAATCCACGCGACACTGCGCACAACATGAACCGGCGAAGAATGATCCGCCGTGGCGCCACCTACGGGCCGGCGCTGCCGGACGGGGCACCCGAGGACGGGGTGGATCGCGGTATCGCCGCATTCATCATCTGCGCAGACCTGGTGCGGCAGTTCGAGTTCGCGCAGAACGTGTGGATCAACGACAAGACGTTCCACGAACTCGGCAACGAACATGACCCGATCTGCGGGGCTCAGGACGGCACGCTCGACTTCACCGTTCCCAAGCGCCCCATACGCAAGGTCCACAAAGGAATCCCGGCATTCACCACGCTTCGCGGCGGTGCGTACTTCTTCCTTCCCGGCCTGAGCGCCCTGCAGTACCTCGCCTCCCTCGGCAATTGA
- a CDS encoding heme-binding protein, with product MSIPVRSMLAAVLSACAVALGTAVPAAAQPPPNCTSADMSGVMTGVMAATTAYLYTHPPVNDFFSTLKGRSPEDRRAALETFMTANPQVRAELQGIRQPMTDFRNRCG from the coding sequence ATGTCGATTCCCGTGCGCAGCATGCTCGCCGCTGTACTCAGTGCGTGCGCGGTCGCGCTGGGGACCGCGGTCCCTGCTGCTGCCCAGCCGCCGCCGAACTGCACCTCTGCGGACATGTCGGGGGTGATGACCGGCGTCATGGCGGCGACCACGGCCTACCTGTACACCCATCCGCCGGTCAACGATTTCTTCTCGACGTTGAAGGGTCGCTCGCCGGAGGACCGCAGAGCGGCGCTCGAGACGTTCATGACCGCCAATCCGCAAGTGCGTGCAGAACTTCAGGGAATCCGGCAACCCATGACCGATTTTCGGAACCGCTGCGGCTGA
- a CDS encoding heme-binding protein has product MRSLTARRVFAAALGAGGVLVAVAVPAQAQPLPNCTAADLAGVATGVAAATSAYLFTHPPVNDFFTSLEDMTREEKESAVKAYMEANPQTAAELRGIRQPLVDFRTRCRRG; this is encoded by the coding sequence GTGCGTTCACTCACCGCGCGGCGCGTGTTCGCCGCAGCTCTGGGCGCCGGTGGCGTCCTCGTCGCCGTCGCCGTCCCCGCGCAGGCCCAGCCGCTACCCAATTGCACGGCAGCCGATCTGGCCGGTGTGGCCACCGGGGTCGCCGCTGCGACGTCGGCGTACCTGTTCACCCATCCGCCGGTCAACGACTTCTTCACGTCGCTGGAAGACATGACGCGGGAAGAGAAGGAGTCAGCGGTGAAGGCCTACATGGAGGCCAACCCGCAGACGGCGGCGGAGTTGCGCGGCATCCGCCAGCCCCTGGTCGACTTCCGTACCCGCTGCCGCCGCGGCTGA
- a CDS encoding TetR/AcrR family transcriptional regulator — translation MAEARRRLSPEDRRNELLALGAQVFGERPYDEVRIDEIAERAGVSRALMYHYFPDKRAFFAAVVRAEGERLFEATNTPPQPGLSLFGQVRSGVLAYLQYDEEHPHGAWAAYMGMGRSDPVLRGIEDIDNDRQANRLIDRIVEAVGDIDPAVLRNLRATVYGWLAFTFEMCRQRLIESLDADFIADLCAHGLMDSVARVPGIPAALADAVAPEHR, via the coding sequence ATGGCGGAAGCACGGCGAAGACTCTCACCCGAGGACCGGCGCAACGAGCTGCTCGCCCTCGGCGCCCAGGTGTTCGGAGAACGGCCCTACGACGAGGTTCGCATCGACGAGATCGCCGAGCGGGCCGGCGTCTCCCGGGCCCTGATGTACCACTACTTCCCCGACAAGCGGGCGTTCTTTGCCGCCGTCGTGCGCGCGGAGGGTGAGCGCCTGTTCGAGGCGACCAACACCCCGCCGCAGCCCGGGCTCTCGCTGTTCGGTCAGGTCCGCAGCGGTGTGCTGGCCTACCTGCAGTACGACGAGGAGCACCCGCACGGCGCGTGGGCGGCCTACATGGGGATGGGACGGTCGGATCCTGTGCTCCGTGGCATAGAGGACATCGACAACGACCGTCAGGCCAACCGCCTCATCGACCGCATCGTGGAGGCGGTCGGGGACATCGATCCGGCGGTGTTGCGAAATCTGCGGGCCACCGTCTACGGCTGGTTGGCGTTCACGTTCGAGATGTGCCGCCAGCGCCTCATCGAGTCACTCGACGCCGACTTCATCGCCGACCTGTGCGCCCATGGCCTGATGGACTCGGTGGCACGGGTGCCGGGGATCCCCGCGGCGCTCGCGGACGCGGTGGCTCCCGAGCACCGCTGA
- a CDS encoding cytochrome P450, protein MAIVDHRRSFPELPHPPRRVPILGDVFGFSADILTQPSSSLGPIFEFRFLGAQYVVAAGPDAVVELSDENRFCKHVGPDIDALRILGGDGLFTAYNDEPNWQKAHDVLMPAFSRQAMRRYHSIMFDVADQLLARWDERAGTGEAVDVSADATRVTLETIGRCAAGYPFGCFESERVHPFVEHMVAGLKGSDSLGVLRETFLPKYFARRVERTVRHHGAQMHAIADDIIAERVTQGLGRHDDLLEMMLMSDLEPANIRYQLINFLVAGHETTSGALSFALYYLSQHPEIADKVRAEVAEVWGEDRGPDFEMIAKLRYVRRVFDEALRLQPTVPGYYRAARADTVLAGAHPMRTGDWVLALTMGLHRDPRWGDDPDAFDPDRFTPERVKARPPGLYKPFGTGPRSCIGRQFALHEAVLLLALLLRRYELIADPGYRLQVAQRLTLMPKDFQLTLRRR, encoded by the coding sequence ATGGCCATCGTCGATCACCGACGGTCGTTCCCGGAGCTCCCTCATCCGCCGCGGCGGGTGCCGATTCTGGGCGACGTGTTCGGATTCAGCGCGGACATTCTGACGCAACCGTCCTCGAGCCTCGGCCCGATCTTCGAGTTTCGTTTCCTGGGAGCGCAGTACGTCGTTGCCGCGGGGCCTGATGCGGTGGTCGAGTTGAGCGACGAGAACCGCTTCTGCAAGCACGTCGGACCTGACATCGACGCACTCCGGATACTGGGTGGCGACGGATTGTTCACGGCCTACAACGACGAGCCCAACTGGCAGAAGGCCCACGATGTGTTGATGCCGGCGTTCAGTCGGCAGGCGATGCGGCGCTACCACTCGATCATGTTCGACGTGGCAGACCAGCTCCTCGCGCGGTGGGACGAGCGGGCGGGCACGGGGGAGGCGGTGGACGTCTCGGCCGACGCGACCAGGGTGACGCTCGAAACGATCGGCCGCTGTGCGGCCGGTTACCCGTTCGGGTGCTTCGAGTCGGAGCGCGTGCATCCGTTCGTCGAGCACATGGTCGCGGGACTCAAAGGTTCGGATTCACTCGGTGTGCTCCGAGAGACGTTCTTGCCCAAATATTTCGCGCGTCGGGTCGAACGCACGGTGCGTCATCACGGCGCGCAGATGCACGCGATCGCCGACGACATCATCGCCGAACGGGTGACGCAGGGACTCGGGCGGCACGATGACCTCCTTGAGATGATGCTGATGTCAGATCTGGAGCCGGCCAACATCCGCTACCAGCTGATCAACTTCCTGGTGGCCGGTCATGAAACCACCTCGGGTGCTTTGTCCTTCGCGCTCTACTATCTGTCCCAGCATCCCGAGATCGCGGACAAGGTGCGCGCCGAGGTGGCCGAGGTGTGGGGTGAGGACCGGGGTCCCGATTTCGAGATGATCGCCAAACTTCGTTACGTACGAAGGGTCTTCGACGAGGCGTTGCGGCTGCAGCCGACTGTTCCCGGGTACTACCGCGCCGCCCGCGCGGACACCGTGCTGGCCGGGGCCCACCCCATGCGCACCGGTGACTGGGTTCTGGCGTTGACCATGGGGCTGCACCGCGATCCGAGGTGGGGTGACGATCCCGACGCCTTCGATCCCGATCGGTTCACGCCCGAACGGGTCAAGGCCCGTCCGCCCGGGCTGTACAAACCCTTCGGAACCGGGCCCAGGTCGTGCATCGGACGGCAATTCGCGTTGCACGAGGCGGTCTTGCTGCTCGCGCTTCTGCTGCGCCGTTACGAGCTGATCGCCGACCCCGGCTACCGCCTGCAGGTAGCGCAGCGACTGACCCTGATGCCCAAGGACTTCCAGCTCACGCTGCGCCGACGCTGA